The sequence CCACCCTGGAATATGTTATTGCCATCCTGGTCTTTCCGGTTCACCCACCAGGTAAAATTGAGCAGGAGTTTGTGGTAACAGCTTTCCAGGAAAATAAGGTCGCCTTTACCCCCATTCATATTTTTATCGATCTCATAGACGCGCCAGGTGGCCCAGGCATGAACGGGTGGATTGACATCCCCCAGGTTCCACTCGTATGCAGGGAATTGACCGTTCGGGTGCATATACCATTCCTTGGTCAAAAGCAATAATTGGTTCTTGGCAAATCCCGCATCCAGGTAAGCCAGCGGGATGCAGTGAAAAGCGAGGTCCCAGGCTGCATACCAGGGATATTCCCATTTATCGGGCATGGAAATGATGTCGGCATTATTGAGGTGGCTCCAGTCGTGGTTCCGGCCCCAGGCCCGGTGCCTGGGTGCTGGTTTGTTGGGGTCGCCTTTCATCCATTGTTCCACATCATAATAATAAAACTGCTTACTCCACAACATTCCGGCATAGGCCTGGCGCTGGATACGGCGATCTTCCTGTGACATCACCCCTCTTTGCAGGTCGGAATAAAACTCTTCATTTTCATTCATCCGTTGCCAGAAGACCGCATCAAAATCGTGGAAGGGAAAATCCAGGGCTTCCTTGGATAACCTGAGTTGTATGGTAGTGGTTTGTCCGGCCCCTACAGTGAGGTTATAATGGGCCGCAGCTTTCGTACCTGATTTGGATTTATTCAGGGTGGTCCTTTTCTTGTTTACAATGAAATCATTGATACCATCTTTTGCGATGGGTTGAATTCCCCGTTTGGCCTGGAAGCGTTTTTGGTTGGTTTCATTTTCACAGAATAACAGGTCGCAATTGCCATTGCAATACAGGTAATAGGCGCCTGTTTTCTGGTGGTGCAGGTGGATGGCATTGGATCCATCGGCTTCCATATTGGGCTTATAGCCATCTTCGCCCCATGACCAGGTATTCCGGAACCAGATGGTGGGCAATAAGGAAATGGCGGCGCCTTCCTTATTCCTGTTGGCAACAGAAATCTTGATCAGGATATCCGTTGGACCGGCTTTGGCATATTCCAAAAAAATATCGAAGTATGCCCCGGTGTCGAAAATTCCGGTATCCATCAGCTCATATTCAGGTTCCTCGCGGCTCCGGCGGTCATTTTCCGCATACAACTGGTCATATGGAAACGCTTTCTGCGGATACTTGTACAGCATTTTCATATAAGAATGTGACGGTGAGCTGTCGAGGTAATAATATAGCTCCTTTACGTCTTCACCGTGATTGCCACGCGGACCAGTTAAACCGAACAACCTTTCTTTCAGGAAAGGATCCTGCTTGTTCCACATGGCCAGGGCAAAACAGATATGCTGGCCTTCATCGGAAATGCCACCGATGCCATCTTCCCCCCAGCGGTAAGCATAACTGCGCGCCATATCATAGGTGACCGCTTCCCAGGTATTGGAATCCTCACTATAATCCTCCCTTACAGTGGCCCATTGGCGGTCTGATACATAGGGGCCCCATTTCTTCCATCCGGGATCAGTTAAACGCTGTTTTTCAACACTCATTAAGGCTGTTTTAATCAATTCAATTCCGGTAAAGATAAGAATCGCCGGTGTTCAGGATTATGGGAATAAATCAGTACCTTAACCATAAAACGATAAAGCTTCAGTATGAAAAAAGTAGCAGACATTCTGGCCAGGAAACAACGCGACCTTATTAGTGTAGCCCCATCCCATACTGTTCTGGATGCCTTAAAGATCATGAGTGATAATAATATCGGATCAATACTGGTGCAGGAAGACGACAAATACCTGGGTATTATGACCGAAAGGGATTATGCCAGGAAAGTGATCCTGAAAGGAAAATCCTCTACTGATACCATTGTTGAAGAAATTATGTCTACCGACTTACCCCGGATCAGTCCGGATACCTCCATTGAGGAATGTATGCAATTGATGTCGGTGAATAATATCCGGTACCTGCCGGTCTTTAATGAACAGCAATTGATGGGTATTGTATCTGTAAATGATGTCATCAAAGCAGTGATTACCACACAGGCAGAAACGATTTCACATTTGCAGAGTTATATACATTCGTAGGGGAACGGTAAACGGTAAACGGTGAACGGTGAGCGGGTTATTCGGGGTTGACGATTTTTTCCTTAACGACCACCAGGTCTTTGATGTCGACCTGCATGGGCAGGAGGCCTATTTTTACGACCGCGCGCTTGCCCCGAATTTCAATCACTTCCCCTACCTGGTGATTCCTTTTCATTTTCACTTTAATCCCCACCTGGATATCACCGCCGATCTCATCAAATTTTGATTCGATCTTTTTCTGCAGTTTGTTCACCACCTTATGTTCATCCTTTTTGAACAGCAGGTTGAACATTTCTTTCATGACCTTTTCCTTATCATCCGTTTTTTTCCATTCGATGAGGATCTGTTTCAGCTTGCGATCCATTTCCTTCAGGTATTCGATCCGGTCTTCGGTGATCTTATTTTGCTGACGAAGCAACTCAACCTGCTGGAGATGCTTTTCCTTATCCATCACCTGTTCCATTTCTTTTTTCAGGCGTTCGTTTTCCTTCAGCAATTTGTTCAGTTCCTTTTCCTTTTTCTCCAGTTCACGAAGGTCCTGTTCCGTCCTGTTCAATAGTTTGTCCAGGCTGAAATGGTTTTCATCCACCAGTGCCCGTGCCCTGTTGATCAGTCTTTTATCGAGGCCGATTCTTTCTGCGATGGAGAATGTATAAGAACTGCCGGGTTTACCGATGATGAGTTTATACATGGGCATTAAACTCATTTCGTCGAAGGCCATGGCCCCGTTGATGATGCCCGGTGTTTTATTGGCCATCACCTTGAGGTTCAGGTAGTGCGTAGTCACAATACCCATTGCATGTTTGCGGGCCAGTTCTTCCATGATCACTTCCGCGAAGGCACCACCCAGGTTGGGATCTGAACCACTTCCCAGTTCATCGATAAAGAACAGCGTTTTACCATTCGCCGTTTCCATGAAATGTTTCATGTTCTTCAGGTGCGAACTGTAGGTGCTGAGTTCAAATTCCAGGCTTTGCGTATCGCCGATATGAATCATCAGTTGTTTGAAGATGCCGAATTGTGAGGATGGATGGACCGGGACCAGTAACCCGCTTTGGACCATCATCTGGGTAAGTCCGACGGTTTTCATGGTCACCGTTTTCCCGCCGGCATTAGGGCCGCTGATCACCAATATCCTGTTCTTGTCATCCAGCGTAAGGGATACCGGTATCGTGGGCTTTTCCAGCCGCTTATTGTAAATGTACAGCAGCGGGTGATAAGCATTTACCAGGTGTATATGGGCCTTATCCACCACAACCGGGTACTCGCCGTTATAATCCTGTGCGAACCTGGCTTTTGCCCTGATAAAATCATATTCCCCGGTGATGGCCAGGTAGGTTTTCAGCAAGTCGGCATGGACCGAAAGTTTTGCAGTCAGTGCCCTTAGGATCCGGTACACTTCGCGGGTCTCCTCATTTTCCAGGGAATAGACCTCGTTATTAAGCTCAATGGTTTCTTCAGGTTCAATAAATGCAGTTTTCCGGGTATCACTTTCCCCGTGCAGGATGCCTTTGATCATTCTTTTCTGTTCAGCAAATACGGCTACGACACGACGGCCATTTAGGAAGGACTCTTCAATATCCGCAAGGTATCCCTGCTTGTTCAGTTTTTGGATGACGCGTTCAAACATGCGGCGCAGGTCGGACCTCTTTTTGAAGAGGCTCATCCTGATTTTGCGCAGGTCCTCCGAAGCGTTATCCAGCACCACACCCTGTTCATCCACCACTTCGTTGATTAAGGTCTGGATGGCTTTTTCATAATAGGTGCCTTCAATAACTGTGGCCAGACCGCCATACACCTGTCGCCTTTCCGTATCAAACCACCTGAAAATATTGGAAATGTTTTCAGCCAGTTTGCGGATATGCACCAATTGTTCACCAGACATCACCGCGCCGGGAATACCCAGCAGTTTCAGGTCTTTCGAGAGGTTCAACACAAAATCATTCGGGAAATAAATGGCATGCTGCATTAACTGCCGGTACTCATGGGTCTGCCTTAATTCCAGCTCAATAAAAGATAGCCGGGTGTGTATACGGAGGTCCTTTGCCTTGAGCCGGGCAAATTCTGTTTTACAATGAGTTTCGAGCAGGGTCTTGATCTTTTCAAATTCAAGTTGAACGACCGCAGATTCAGGAAAAAGTTTCATATGTTTTCAAACTAAAGGCACGAAAACGGGTTTTGCGCCGACCTGCAAATTTAGTTTAAAATTTCCCACCCGGCGGTGGGCGGGGATTTTGGCAGTGTAAAACTGAATTCACTGCCAATTCCGGGTTCGGAATGAATGGTCAGGCGATTGAATATCCGCAGTTTCCTTCTTTCGTACGCGTCCTCAAACACCTGTAGTTTGGACTGCATAAAATAGAAATCCGGCAGTAATTAGTCGCGTTGGATCAGGGGGCGAAGCCGGGACCTGGATTTATTGAAGACATGCTGGCCCTTCATGATGCCTTTGCGCAATTCCTTTTGTGCCTCCTCAGGCAGGTGTATGGTTTCCTGGCAGGCCTGGCTGCAACAGCCCTCGTATTTCGCTGCACATTGCGCGCACTGGATAAATAAAAGGTGACACCCTTCGTTCGCACAATTGGTATGCGTATCTGCCGGTTCCCCGCACTGGTGGCATTTGGCAATCACTTCTTCGCTGATCCGCTCCCCCAGCCTGTTATCGAATACAAAATTCTTTCCTTTAAACTTATTGGGAAGCCCTTTCTCCCTGACGATATTGGCATAATTGATAATACCGCCTTCAAGATGGAAAACATTCTTAAAGCCCTTATGCAGCATAAATGCACTTGCTTTTTCACACCGGATGCCGCCGGTGCAATACATGATGATATTCTTGTCCTTGTTCTCCTGCATCATATCCACTGCCATGGGCAATTGCTCGCGGAAGGTATCACTGGGCACTTCAATGGCCCTTTCAAAATGGCCCACCTCAAACTCATAATGGTTGCGCATATCGATCACAATGGTATTGGGGTCGCTGGTCAGTGTATTAAATTCTTCTGCATTTACGTAGCGGCCTTTATTGCGCATATCGAAATCAGGGTCTTCAATGCCATCGGCTACTATCTTCTCGCGCACTTTTATTTTCAGTACCCAGAATGATTTGCCATCATCATCCACGGCAATGTTCAGACGAAGTCCATCTAAGGGCCCGATCGAATACAAATAGGACTTCAAGGTATCGAAACCTGAATCAGGAACACTGATCTGTGCGTTGATCCCTTCATGGGCCACATAGATCCGCCCGAACACTTTTAATCCATCCAGGTTACGGTACAGTTCATCCCGGAATGCCTGGGGATCCTCAATAAAAAAATAGTGGTAAAAAGAAATGGTGGTCCGGTGTTCGGACTCTTCCATTAAACGCATTTTTAACTCCTCCTGGGAGACACGATTGTGTAAAAGGGCCATTTGAATGAAATTTTAAGGACACTTGCCTTGTGAACAAAATTTCTGAAAGAGCCGCAAAGGTAGGAAGTCTTTTTTTTTGGCCCAAATCAATCCCCGCTGCCAGACAGGATGCCCTGTATGGAAAAGCGGAAATAAGTCCCCTTGTAATGGCCCTGGTCGAATGCCCACACCAGGTCGGTCCGGATAACCTTAAAAATATTCTCCATACCGAGGAAGAATTCCTCATAATGTGAATTTCCATTCACCCAAAGCCCGTTCAAGCCGGCAACCAGGTACCAGTTTAAATTCCTGAAGCCCGGGATCTTGTTGGTCAGCAATCCATTCAAATGGTGCTCGGCATGGTATTCCATCCAGAAATTTGCCGTAGTTGAATTTTTGTAATAGGGCAATACCTGGAAGCTTTTCAGGTAATTGGTGGCCAACACCACCTGGTTACCATTGAATTGTTTCTGATCGGGAAACGGCACCGCATCCCGGTTAAAAAACCCGCCAGCCGAAAAGGCATATTGAAACAAGCCACCCAATTTAAAATTAAGGTCATCAATTACACCGGTTGACCATTTCAGGTAATCCACATCACTGCCAAATACTTTATTGATTCCCTTATCCAATTCCACGCTAAATAACGGATACTTTGAGCCCAGGTTCATTTTGCGGTCCGGGAATTCAATGTATTTTATTCCTGGTTTCCAACTTAAGGCAGCCGTGAAAGAGAGCGCCTGGTGCGGCTCAATCGGACCGGCAGAATAATTATTCGGATAATTCGGCGTATATGCCTTATCCGGCAGGTTACGCCATACCTGCGTTGTTGAATTATCCAGCGGTGAACGATCCTGGTATTCAGCCTTCAGCTTCAACCTCAGCCCATTCACTATTTCCCGGCTATAACCCAGCTTCACAAAATCTGCTTCATACAGTTTCTTATAGTTGCTTTCCCAGAATAAGGAGGATAGCGTATTCGCAAAGGAACTGATCAGCTGGTCATTATTATACTGGAACACCATACGGCCGCCTTCAAGACGCAACTCCGATAAATTCTTTTTCCCAAAACTGTAGACCCCTTCCCCTGTTGCGTACACATGTTTCCCACTGAACCCGTACCGGATTGTTGGGCGGAACATGACCATTTTCCTGATATCCGTAGTATCTAACCGTTTGGTATATGCGCCTGAAAGGTTTAGCGCCCAGCCTTCAACAGTGTTAAAATTTACCGATGTCAACAGGGGATCAATTGAATAAGTGGCACGTCGTTTCTGCCTGCTGAAATTCTCCCCGGTAAACAATATTCCCGTTATAGTTATTTTATTCCTGATCCGGTCTATTGAATCGAGGTAATCGGGATTTTTCCGTACTTGTTCAAGGCTGTCTTTTTTATAAAAATCGATCCGCTCTTCCGCCTGCAGTGGTAATGGGCGCACAGAATCCCAATATTCCGCCCCCTTCCTGTTGGATCCTTCATAATATTTCACAACCGAATTATTGAAGTATTTAGGGGCAAAAGTTGGCTCCAGGTCAAACTTTGAATATACTGTGACTGAACTGCCAAAGGCATCAAATCCAAATAACTTTACAGCCGGGTATAGTACCTGGTTCCTGATGACCCAGGCATTCTTTGTCAACGGCGCATATAGCTGTGCGATGGTTAATGTATCCAGCAATTCCATTTGCGAGGACTTCAGTAATTGTAATTGCACACTATGTATACGCCACTCATTCTCCACAATCATGATATAGCCAGAAAACAGGGGCTCGAATTTCCTTTTGGGGCTGACCTTTATCCGGTTTACCTCCACCCCATCCTCAAAAAAACTTCCTTCGAAATGGTACTTATAATAATTCAGGGCATTATCTGAAATGGGCGAGATAAACCCGCGGGGATTGAGGCCTGCCGCCTGGATATTATTTTCATAGAAGTTGATGATCTGTGGCAAACTCAAACCGAACGAATTGCGGCTGCCACTTACCCGGGTGGACAAAACTTCCAGCTTTG comes from Flavihumibacter fluvii and encodes:
- a CDS encoding rhodanese-related sulfurtransferase, with amino-acid sequence MALLHNRVSQEELKMRLMEESEHRTTISFYHYFFIEDPQAFRDELYRNLDGLKVFGRIYVAHEGINAQISVPDSGFDTLKSYLYSIGPLDGLRLNIAVDDDGKSFWVLKIKVREKIVADGIEDPDFDMRNKGRYVNAEEFNTLTSDPNTIVIDMRNHYEFEVGHFERAIEVPSDTFREQLPMAVDMMQENKDKNIIMYCTGGIRCEKASAFMLHKGFKNVFHLEGGIINYANIVREKGLPNKFKGKNFVFDNRLGERISEEVIAKCHQCGEPADTHTNCANEGCHLLFIQCAQCAAKYEGCCSQACQETIHLPEEAQKELRKGIMKGQHVFNKSRSRLRPLIQRD
- a CDS encoding CBS domain-containing protein → MKKVADILARKQRDLISVAPSHTVLDALKIMSDNNIGSILVQEDDKYLGIMTERDYARKVILKGKSSTDTIVEEIMSTDLPRISPDTSIEECMQLMSVNNIRYLPVFNEQQLMGIVSVNDVIKAVITTQAETISHLQSYIHS
- a CDS encoding MGH1-like glycoside hydrolase domain-containing protein gives rise to the protein MSVEKQRLTDPGWKKWGPYVSDRQWATVREDYSEDSNTWEAVTYDMARSYAYRWGEDGIGGISDEGQHICFALAMWNKQDPFLKERLFGLTGPRGNHGEDVKELYYYLDSSPSHSYMKMLYKYPQKAFPYDQLYAENDRRSREEPEYELMDTGIFDTGAYFDIFLEYAKAGPTDILIKISVANRNKEGAAISLLPTIWFRNTWSWGEDGYKPNMEADGSNAIHLHHQKTGAYYLYCNGNCDLLFCENETNQKRFQAKRGIQPIAKDGINDFIVNKKRTTLNKSKSGTKAAAHYNLTVGAGQTTTIQLRLSKEALDFPFHDFDAVFWQRMNENEEFYSDLQRGVMSQEDRRIQRQAYAGMLWSKQFYYYDVEQWMKGDPNKPAPRHRAWGRNHDWSHLNNADIISMPDKWEYPWYAAWDLAFHCIPLAYLDAGFAKNQLLLLTKEWYMHPNGQFPAYEWNLGDVNPPVHAWATWRVYEIDKNMNGGKGDLIFLESCYHKLLLNFTWWVNRKDQDGNNIFQGGFLGLDNIGVFDRSAPLPGGGHLEQSDGTSWMAMYCLNLLRISLELAAHNHVYADMATKFFEHFVYIAKAMNSFGEKDAGLWDEQDQFFYDVLKKPDGSELKLRVRSMVGLIPLFAVEVIDHSLFEQIPEFVQRLEWFLKHKSSYSSIISEWSDTLTDSKHLLSLIRSDKLVAILQKVLDETEFLSDYGVRALSKFHEKDPFVIHMEGNSFSVSYLPAESDSSMFGGNSNWRGPIWFPLNYLLIESLQRYHYYYGEALKVEYPSGSQKFMTLDEVAEELSRRLLKIFRTDENGNRPVNGASEILQKDPYFRDYILFYEYFHGDSGRGVGASHQTGWTGLVAKLLHPRH
- a CDS encoding DUF5686 and carboxypeptidase regulatory-like domain-containing protein yields the protein MRKFLLLLLVVWSEIASAGTIRGVVKDESGKPLAYASVYVKNGTTGTTTGVNGNYQLTLEEGQYTLVAQYVGYTRKETAVTVTAGDIRIDFMLALQQVSLSEVVVRPGGEDPAYEIIRNAIKKRKDHLSELEHFTSEVYTKEQLQLRNFPNSFMGKKVDFEDGDSSKRKILYLSETVAKYSRRPPDKSKLEVLSTRVSGSRNSFGLSLPQIINFYENNIQAAGLNPRGFISPISDNALNYYKYHFEGSFFEDGVEVNRIKVSPKRKFEPLFSGYIMIVENEWRIHSVQLQLLKSSQMELLDTLTIAQLYAPLTKNAWVIRNQVLYPAVKLFGFDAFGSSVTVYSKFDLEPTFAPKYFNNSVVKYYEGSNRKGAEYWDSVRPLPLQAEERIDFYKKDSLEQVRKNPDYLDSIDRIRNKITITGILFTGENFSRQKRRATYSIDPLLTSVNFNTVEGWALNLSGAYTKRLDTTDIRKMVMFRPTIRYGFSGKHVYATGEGVYSFGKKNLSELRLEGGRMVFQYNNDQLISSFANTLSSLFWESNYKKLYEADFVKLGYSREIVNGLRLKLKAEYQDRSPLDNSTTQVWRNLPDKAYTPNYPNNYSAGPIEPHQALSFTAALSWKPGIKYIEFPDRKMNLGSKYPLFSVELDKGINKVFGSDVDYLKWSTGVIDDLNFKLGGLFQYAFSAGGFFNRDAVPFPDQKQFNGNQVVLATNYLKSFQVLPYYKNSTTANFWMEYHAEHHLNGLLTNKIPGFRNLNWYLVAGLNGLWVNGNSHYEEFFLGMENIFKVIRTDLVWAFDQGHYKGTYFRFSIQGILSGSGD
- a CDS encoding endonuclease MutS2; this translates as MKLFPESAVVQLEFEKIKTLLETHCKTEFARLKAKDLRIHTRLSFIELELRQTHEYRQLMQHAIYFPNDFVLNLSKDLKLLGIPGAVMSGEQLVHIRKLAENISNIFRWFDTERRQVYGGLATVIEGTYYEKAIQTLINEVVDEQGVVLDNASEDLRKIRMSLFKKRSDLRRMFERVIQKLNKQGYLADIEESFLNGRRVVAVFAEQKRMIKGILHGESDTRKTAFIEPEETIELNNEVYSLENEETREVYRILRALTAKLSVHADLLKTYLAITGEYDFIRAKARFAQDYNGEYPVVVDKAHIHLVNAYHPLLYIYNKRLEKPTIPVSLTLDDKNRILVISGPNAGGKTVTMKTVGLTQMMVQSGLLVPVHPSSQFGIFKQLMIHIGDTQSLEFELSTYSSHLKNMKHFMETANGKTLFFIDELGSGSDPNLGGAFAEVIMEELARKHAMGIVTTHYLNLKVMANKTPGIINGAMAFDEMSLMPMYKLIIGKPGSSYTFSIAERIGLDKRLINRARALVDENHFSLDKLLNRTEQDLRELEKKEKELNKLLKENERLKKEMEQVMDKEKHLQQVELLRQQNKITEDRIEYLKEMDRKLKQILIEWKKTDDKEKVMKEMFNLLFKKDEHKVVNKLQKKIESKFDEIGGDIQVGIKVKMKRNHQVGEVIEIRGKRAVVKIGLLPMQVDIKDLVVVKEKIVNPE